One genomic region from Thalassotalea sp. PS06 encodes:
- the fadD gene encoding long-chain-fatty-acid--CoA ligase FadD has translation MEKIWLEKSYPPGVPAEIDADKYQSLAQLFTKYSQQYADKTAFINMDVKLSYRELEQQATAFAAYLQQDLGLKKGDKLAIMVPNTLQYPIALFGGLMAGLTIVNVNPLYTARELKHQLNDSGTKAIVIIENFAKTLQDVIADTPVEKVILTSLGDRLGFLKGNLVNLVVRHVKKMVPAYQLNNTVSFNQVLEKGAKLDFTPVAVAGEDLAFLQYTGGTTGVSKGAMLTHRNMIANLEQAKGVLGPMLEDGKELVVTALPLYHIFALTANCMLFVTLGGSNLLITNPRDMPSFVKELKKYRFTALTGVNTLFNGLLNTEGFKDLDFSSLKISLGGGMAVQQPVAERWQQVTRTRLLEGYGLTECAPLVTVSPYNQQAYNGTIGLPAPSTDVKIVDELGNERPLGEAGEMIVKGPQVMKGYYNRPEATADVLKDDWLYTGDIACMDENGYFKIVDRKKDMIIVSGFNVFPNEIEEVVMMHPDIVEAAAIGVPHEVSGEMVKIFVVTRNSELCEKDLIKHCKEHLTNYKVPKLVEFKDELPKSNVGKILRRELR, from the coding sequence GTGGAGAAAATTTGGCTTGAGAAAAGTTATCCTCCCGGAGTACCTGCGGAGATAGATGCTGATAAGTATCAGTCTCTCGCGCAACTATTTACAAAATACAGCCAGCAATATGCGGATAAAACGGCATTCATCAATATGGATGTTAAGTTGTCTTATCGCGAGCTGGAACAACAAGCCACTGCTTTTGCCGCTTACTTACAACAGGATTTAGGCCTGAAAAAAGGCGATAAGCTAGCAATCATGGTTCCAAATACACTGCAGTACCCAATTGCATTGTTTGGTGGTCTGATGGCTGGTTTAACTATTGTAAACGTCAACCCGCTATACACGGCTCGTGAATTAAAGCATCAGTTGAATGACTCTGGCACTAAGGCCATTGTTATCATCGAAAACTTCGCAAAAACCCTTCAGGACGTTATCGCCGACACCCCGGTAGAGAAAGTCATTCTTACCTCGCTAGGTGATCGCTTAGGTTTCTTAAAAGGCAACCTGGTCAATCTGGTTGTGCGTCATGTAAAGAAAATGGTGCCAGCTTATCAATTGAATAATACCGTGAGTTTCAATCAGGTATTAGAGAAGGGCGCAAAACTGGATTTCACGCCAGTGGCGGTTGCAGGCGAAGACTTAGCTTTCTTACAATACACCGGCGGCACCACAGGTGTTTCCAAAGGTGCAATGCTTACTCATCGCAACATGATTGCTAACCTTGAACAGGCAAAGGGCGTGCTTGGACCAATGTTAGAAGATGGCAAAGAGCTTGTGGTTACCGCATTGCCTCTGTATCACATCTTTGCATTAACCGCGAACTGCATGCTGTTTGTTACGTTAGGTGGTAGCAACTTACTGATCACCAACCCGCGTGATATGCCAAGCTTTGTGAAAGAGCTAAAGAAATACAGGTTCACCGCGTTAACTGGCGTAAATACTTTGTTCAACGGCTTATTAAATACCGAAGGTTTCAAAGATTTGGACTTCTCCAGCCTGAAGATTTCTCTTGGTGGTGGTATGGCCGTTCAGCAGCCGGTTGCCGAACGTTGGCAACAAGTTACCCGTACCCGTTTACTTGAAGGTTACGGCTTAACCGAGTGTGCTCCGCTGGTAACCGTAAGCCCTTATAATCAGCAAGCTTATAATGGCACCATTGGTTTACCTGCACCGTCTACCGACGTAAAAATCGTCGATGAGCTAGGCAATGAACGACCGCTAGGTGAAGCTGGTGAGATGATTGTTAAAGGCCCACAGGTAATGAAGGGCTATTATAATCGTCCAGAGGCAACGGCTGATGTGTTAAAAGACGATTGGTTATATACGGGTGATATCGCCTGCATGGACGAGAATGGTTACTTCAAGATTGTTGATCGGAAGAAAGACATGATCATCGTATCTGGTTTCAATGTTTTCCCGAACGAAATTGAAGAAGTAGTAATGATGCATCCTGATATCGTTGAAGCTGCAGCGATAGGTGTACCCCATGAGGTCAGTGGCGAAATGGTGAAGATTTTCGTAGTTACTCGTAAT